In one window of Lewinella sp. 4G2 DNA:
- the gldN gene encoding gliding motility protein GldN — protein sequence MKAVFQLALTLALCVSATLSAQVPGPTGSNPNSISLPGQGDPTDPANDQFLTPVNDIVERTMVNERKILAYEHVREADLMWSKRIFRVLDVREKINMPFANPERPLITVLLEAADSNKIQLYDPISDAFKVPLKDADRAALAGGIDTVEVIDEDFNITYEPIARELNPEDIRRYRIQEIWFFDKESSTMQVRILGIAPLKNQFDEMGNLLYELPMFWVYYPGARQMLANEEAYAFGNDAANRSWEDVFEARYFNSYIIKESNVLDRRIDNYLTSGRERLLEAERIKQEIFNYEQDLWSY from the coding sequence ATGAAGGCAGTTTTTCAATTGGCACTTACGTTGGCACTCTGTGTCTCCGCAACGCTTTCCGCACAGGTCCCAGGGCCTACCGGTAGCAACCCCAACAGTATTTCCCTCCCCGGCCAGGGCGACCCCACTGACCCCGCCAACGATCAGTTCCTGACGCCCGTCAACGACATCGTTGAGCGCACTATGGTCAACGAACGCAAGATCTTGGCCTACGAACACGTACGGGAAGCTGACCTCATGTGGTCCAAGCGGATCTTCCGCGTGCTGGACGTGCGGGAAAAGATCAATATGCCCTTCGCTAACCCGGAGCGCCCGCTGATCACCGTACTATTGGAAGCCGCCGATAGCAACAAAATCCAACTGTACGACCCCATCAGTGACGCTTTCAAAGTGCCCCTGAAAGACGCTGACCGCGCCGCACTCGCCGGTGGTATCGATACCGTCGAAGTAATTGATGAGGACTTCAACATCACCTACGAGCCCATCGCTCGTGAGTTGAATCCCGAAGACATCCGCCGCTACCGTATCCAGGAGATTTGGTTCTTCGATAAGGAGAGCAGCACCATGCAGGTACGCATCCTCGGTATCGCCCCACTGAAGAATCAGTTTGACGAGATGGGTAACTTACTTTACGAACTGCCCATGTTCTGGGTCTACTACCCCGGTGCCCGCCAGATGTTGGCCAACGAAGAAGCTTACGCTTTCGGAAACGACGCCGCTAACCGTAGCTGGGAGGACGTATTCGAAGCCCGCTACTTCAACAGCTACATCATTAAGGAAAGTAACGTACTCGATCGCCGGATCGATAACTACCTCACTTCCGGCCGTGAGCGCCTCCTCGAAGCCGAGCGCATCAAGCAGGAGATCTTCAACTACGAGCAGGATCTTTGGAGCTACTAA
- a CDS encoding GldM family protein has translation MSIPKEPRQLMINIMYLVLMALLALNVSAEVMNAFHTLDEGNKNSIATVNEQLKGTVEGLDGLLKDDSKAKFRPIQPAIANVRAISDQLSSYVTDLSNELIDLSGNNNNELDEGDYKDYENGVIKGKKNKDVPTRVLVYGEDGAGGEPGKGEDLKNEIQRTADELIAAYSALLTEHGETFGLQEAEIQTRINNVKNNMPLAVDDEEWRNAADKKESWADYKFGHMPVAAVLPLLSQIQSDLKSTEANMINDMVSLAGGRTIEIDKFFPVFSADRSYVISGEKINAKVSVGSYSSSLDPSNVRLTVNGQALRLNADGTADYSITGTGSGQKSISTAVAVTNPLTGEVTRGEGKFTYEVGQRSVAVSADKMNVFYMGVENPLTVSAAGVPSGDVRVNVSGAAQKKSGSGSKFIITGTSQGEATVTVSAKGQNLGTFPFRVKRIPNPVPVVGNSKGGKIPITQFKGQKGIFAKLESFDFDARCEIAGYELVYVPKRDDPLISNNAGQTFNQKSKQLIARARPGDSFYANNIKARCPGDQGPRALGSIAFQLQ, from the coding sequence ATGTCAATTCCAAAGGAACCCCGGCAGCTAATGATCAACATCATGTACCTGGTACTGATGGCGCTGCTGGCCCTGAACGTTTCCGCCGAGGTGATGAATGCTTTTCACACCCTGGATGAAGGAAATAAAAATTCCATCGCTACCGTCAATGAGCAGCTGAAAGGCACCGTTGAAGGTCTCGACGGATTGTTGAAGGACGACTCTAAAGCAAAATTCCGCCCCATCCAGCCGGCCATTGCTAACGTTCGTGCCATCTCTGATCAACTATCTAGTTACGTTACTGACCTTAGTAACGAGTTGATTGACCTTTCTGGCAATAACAATAATGAGCTTGACGAAGGCGATTACAAAGACTACGAAAACGGAGTCATCAAGGGCAAGAAGAACAAGGATGTCCCTACCCGTGTCCTCGTCTACGGCGAAGATGGAGCAGGTGGTGAACCCGGTAAGGGCGAAGACCTGAAAAATGAGATCCAGCGCACAGCCGACGAACTAATTGCTGCCTACTCCGCCTTGCTCACCGAGCACGGTGAAACATTCGGTCTGCAGGAAGCTGAAATCCAGACCCGTATCAACAACGTCAAGAACAATATGCCATTGGCGGTTGATGACGAGGAGTGGAGAAATGCTGCCGATAAAAAGGAGAGCTGGGCCGACTACAAGTTTGGCCACATGCCCGTTGCTGCGGTGCTTCCGCTGCTGTCTCAGATTCAGTCTGACCTGAAGTCAACCGAAGCCAACATGATTAACGATATGGTTAGCCTCGCGGGTGGCCGTACGATTGAAATTGACAAGTTCTTCCCGGTATTCTCTGCGGACCGTAGCTACGTTATTAGTGGTGAGAAGATCAACGCCAAGGTATCCGTAGGTTCTTACTCTTCAAGTCTGGATCCAAGTAACGTTCGCCTTACGGTAAACGGTCAGGCACTTCGCTTGAACGCTGACGGTACTGCTGACTACTCCATTACTGGAACTGGATCAGGCCAAAAGTCAATCAGCACCGCCGTTGCCGTAACGAACCCACTCACGGGTGAAGTGACACGTGGTGAAGGCAAGTTCACTTACGAAGTGGGTCAGCGCTCCGTCGCCGTATCCGCCGACAAGATGAACGTATTCTACATGGGCGTCGAAAACCCGCTTACCGTGTCTGCCGCAGGTGTACCCTCCGGTGATGTTCGCGTAAATGTATCCGGAGCAGCTCAGAAAAAATCTGGTAGTGGTAGCAAGTTTATTATCACTGGTACTAGCCAGGGAGAGGCAACGGTAACTGTCTCTGCCAAAGGGCAGAATCTCGGCACCTTCCCCTTCCGCGTGAAGCGCATTCCCAACCCGGTTCCCGTAGTAGGTAACTCTAAGGGTGGTAAGATTCCAATTACGCAATTCAAAGGTCAGAAAGGTATTTTCGCTAAACTCGAAAGCTTTGACTTTGATGCGCGCTGTGAAATCGCCGGCTATGAGTTGGTGTACGTCCCCAAGCGGGATGATCCACTGATCAGTAATAACGCTGGCCAGACCTTCAACCAAAAGTCCAAGCAGCTCATCGCTCGTGCTCGTCCGGGTGACAGCTTCTACGCCAACAACATTAAGGCGCGTTGCCCCGGTGATCAGGGCCCCCGCGCACTGGGTTCTATCGCGTTCCAGCTACAGTAA
- a CDS encoding gliding motility protein GldL produces MALTKSPAFKYVKNFIIGVGAAIVMLGALYKIQSWENPAWLPEGWDLITIGLGVEAFLFLLLGVLGPEPDYYWDKLYPGLSSYNADVQPLATGTGVMTTPAAQLNGEVVEQQLGGMLTELQTMSKSMSSLKALQEADFSGTSAQIKQMGNFYAKLNEAMADLAATAEDTKTYKKNMAELNGNLTTLNSVYGNMISAMRAPQA; encoded by the coding sequence ATGGCTCTAACTAAGTCCCCCGCCTTTAAGTACGTTAAGAACTTCATCATCGGTGTCGGCGCCGCTATCGTAATGCTTGGTGCCCTCTACAAAATCCAGTCCTGGGAAAACCCCGCGTGGTTGCCCGAAGGTTGGGACCTCATCACGATCGGTCTCGGTGTAGAAGCATTCCTCTTCCTCCTCCTCGGCGTTCTCGGCCCTGAGCCGGACTACTACTGGGATAAACTCTACCCCGGTCTTTCTTCCTACAACGCTGACGTGCAGCCCCTCGCTACCGGTACTGGTGTGATGACTACCCCCGCCGCTCAACTCAACGGCGAAGTCGTCGAGCAGCAACTCGGCGGTATGTTGACTGAGCTCCAAACCATGTCGAAAAGCATGAGTAGCCTTAAGGCACTACAGGAAGCTGACTTCTCCGGAACCAGCGCCCAGATCAAGCAGATGGGTAACTTCTACGCCAAGCTCAACGAAGCCATGGCTGACCTCGCCGCTACCGCCGAGGACACGAAGACCTACAAGAAGAACATGGCCGAACTGAATGGCAACCTGACCACGCTCAACAGCGTCTACGGTAACATGATCAGCGCCATGCGCGCGCCTCAGGCCTAA
- the queA gene encoding tRNA preQ1(34) S-adenosylmethionine ribosyltransferase-isomerase QueA codes for MRTKLSQFKFELNDKLIAKTPTKRRDDSRLMVVNRETGTIEHKMFSDLLDYYEEGDSLVFNNTKVFPARMYGLKEKTQARIEVFLLRELNAQARLWDVLVDPARKIRVGNKLYFNDKKGNNRLVAEVVDNTTSRGRTIRFLYDGPNDEFRKILHSLGNTPLPKVLEREPDSRDAERYQTVFAKEIGAVAAPTAGLNFSRETLMRMELKGIKKAEITLHLGLGTFRDIEVEDLSKHKMDAEYFKVTQEAADIVNATKKDGGLVCAVGTTALRACEDSVSAERLLATNEGWTNRFIFPPYKFHIPDHLLTSFHLPKSSLFIVTCAFGGIDLILEAYAQAQKEKYKFFAYGDAMLII; via the coding sequence ATGAGGACAAAATTATCACAATTCAAGTTCGAGCTCAACGATAAACTGATCGCCAAAACGCCTACCAAGCGGAGAGACGACAGCCGTCTGATGGTCGTTAACCGCGAGACGGGCACCATTGAGCACAAAATGTTCAGCGATCTGCTGGACTACTACGAAGAAGGTGATTCCCTCGTCTTTAATAATACCAAGGTCTTCCCCGCCCGTATGTATGGGCTAAAAGAAAAGACCCAGGCCCGTATCGAGGTCTTCCTATTGCGCGAACTCAACGCTCAGGCTCGCCTGTGGGACGTGTTGGTGGACCCCGCCCGCAAGATCCGCGTTGGTAACAAACTGTACTTCAACGACAAGAAGGGCAACAATCGTCTCGTCGCCGAAGTAGTGGACAATACCACCAGCCGTGGCCGGACGATCCGTTTCCTCTACGATGGGCCGAACGATGAGTTCCGGAAGATCCTCCACTCGTTAGGCAATACCCCCCTCCCGAAAGTGCTGGAGCGGGAGCCCGATAGCCGGGATGCCGAACGCTACCAAACCGTCTTCGCCAAGGAGATCGGTGCCGTCGCCGCCCCCACCGCCGGCCTCAACTTCAGCCGTGAGACACTGATGCGGATGGAGCTGAAGGGCATCAAGAAAGCCGAGATCACCCTTCACCTTGGTTTGGGGACTTTCCGCGACATCGAAGTAGAAGATCTGTCCAAACACAAAATGGACGCTGAGTACTTCAAGGTCACTCAGGAAGCCGCAGACATCGTCAATGCTACTAAGAAGGATGGTGGCTTGGTGTGCGCCGTCGGTACCACTGCCCTCCGTGCCTGTGAGGACAGCGTCAGTGCTGAGCGCTTGCTAGCTACGAACGAGGGTTGGACGAACCGTTTCATCTTCCCTCCCTACAAGTTCCACATCCCCGACCACTTGTTGACGAGCTTCCACCTGCCGAAGAGTAGCCTGTTCATCGTCACCTGTGCTTTCGGTGGCATTGATCTCATCCTGGAAGCGTACGCCCAGGCCCAGAAGGAGAAATACAAGTTCTTTGCCTACGGCGACGCGATGCTGATCATCTGA